A window of the Oryza brachyantha chromosome 5, ObraRS2, whole genome shotgun sequence genome harbors these coding sequences:
- the LOC102710874 gene encoding trans-cinnamate 4-monooxygenase, with amino-acid sequence MDPLLVEKVLLGLFVAAVLAVVVAKLTGKKLRLPPGPSGAPIVGNWLQVGDDLNHRNLMELARRFGDILLLRMGVRNLVVVSSPDLAKEVLHTQGVEFGSRTRNVVFDIFTGKGQDMVFTVYGDHWRKMRRIMTVPFFTNKVVAQNRAGWEEEARLVVEDVRRDPAAATSGVVIRRRLQLMMYNDMFRIMFDRRFDSVDDPLFNKLKAFNAERSRLSQSFEYNYGDFIPVLRPFLRRYLARCYDLKSQRMKLFEDHFVQERKKVMAQTGEIRCAMDHILEAERKGEINHDNVLYIVENINVAAIETTLWSIEWGIAELVNHPSIQSKVREEIAEVLGGAPVTEPDLERLPYLQAVVKETLRLRMAIPLLVPHMNLNDGKLAGYDIPAESKILVNAWFLANDPKRWVRPDEFRPERFLEEEKAVEAHGNDFRFVPFGVGRRSCPGIILALPIIGITLGRLVQSFQLLPPPGLDKVDTTEKPGQFSNQILKHATVVCKPLEA; translated from the exons atggatcCTCTCCTTGTGGAGAAGGTCCTCCTGGGCCTGTTcgtggcggcggtgctggCCGTGGTGGTGGCCAAGCTCACCGGGAAGAAGCTCCGGCTGCCGCCGGGCCCCTCGGGCGCCCCCATCGTCGGGAACTGGCTGCAGGTCGGGGACGACCTGAACCACCGTAACCTGATGGAGCTGGCGCGGCGCTTCGGCGACATCCTGCTGCTCCGCATGGGGGTGCGCAACCTGGTGGTGGTGTCCAGCCCGGACCTCGCCAAGGAGGTGCTCCACACGCAGGGCGTGGAGTTCGGGTCGCGGACGCGGAACGTGGTGTTCGACATCTTCACCGGCAAGGGGCAGGACATGGTGTTCACCGTGTACGGCGACCACTGGCGCAAGATGCGGCGGATCATGACGGTGCCCTTCTTCACCAACAAGGTGGTGGCGCAGAACCGCGCcgggtgggaggaggaggcccgCCTCGTGGTGGAGGACGTCCGCcgcgaccccgccgccgccacctccggcGTGGTgatccgccgccggctgcagcTCATGATGTACAACGACATGTTCCGCATCATGTTCGACCGCCGCTTCGACAGCGTCGACGACCCGCTCTTCAACAAGCTCAAAGCCTTCAACGCCGAGCGCAGCCGCCTCTCCCAGAGCTTCGAGTACAACTACGGCGACTTCATCCCCGTCCTCCGCCCCTTCCTCCGCCGCTACCTCGCCCGCTGCTACGACCTCAAGTCCCAGCGCATGAAGCTCTTCGAGGACCACTTCGTCCAGGAACGCAA GAAAGTGATGGCCCAGACTGGTGAGATCCGGTGCGCCATGGACCACATCCTCGAGGCCGAGAGGAAGGGCGAGATCAACCACGACAACGTCCTCTACATCGTCGAGAACATCAACGTTGCTG CTATCGAGACGACGCTGTGGTCGATCGAGTGGGGCATCGCGGAGCTGGTGAACCACCCGTCGATCCAGTCCAAGGTGCGGGAGGAGATCGCGGAGGTGCTGGGCGGCGCGCCGGTGACGGAGCCGGACCTGGAGAGGCTCCCGTACCTGCAGGCCGTGGTGAAGGAGACCCTCCGGCTCCGCATGGCCATCCCGCTGCTGGTGCCGCACATGAACCTGAACGACGGCAAGCTCGCCGGCTACGACATCCCGGCGGAGTCCAAGATCCTGGTGAACGCGTGGTTCCTGGCCAACGACCCCAAGCGGTGGGTGCGGCCCGATGAGTTCCGACCGGAGAGGTTcctggaggaggagaaggccgTGGAGGCGCACGGCAACGACTTCCGGTTCGTGCCGTTCGGCGTCGGCCGCCGGAGCTGCCCGGGCATCATCCTCGCGCTGCCCATCATCGGCATCACGCTCGGCCGCCTCGTGCAGAGCTTccagctgctgccgccgccggggctgGACAAGGTGGACACCACCGAGAAGCCCGGCCAGTTCAGCAACCAGATCCTCAAGCACGCCACCGTCGTCTGCAAGCCCCTCGAGGCCTAG
- the LOC102721082 gene encoding uncharacterized protein LOC102721082: MEARRGAVAVVRRPLQPRDTNVVAASPAAAALAAGKAARAKTKAPKGKAKGTARAASSPPSVRTWSAKAGSCRAAVEMKEVSLAEELERARERRGRMRAAREVTERVLGERAAALRREARVWQRRDDEQRRLVAELMRLIGMPEVYIPVESLRSKEERKRKEAVAHSGSLDTASRLLDGVRESCCDRESVETAAESSS, from the exons ATGGAGGCGCGACGCggggccgtcgccgtcgtccggcGTCCGCTGCAGCCGAGGGACACCAACGTGGTGGCGGCCTCGCCAGCCGctgccgcgctcgccgccgggaaGGCGGCCAGGGCGAAGACGAAGGCGCCGAAGGGGAAGGCGAAggggacggcgagggcggcgtcgTCTCCGCCGTCGGTGAGGACGTGGAGCGCGAAGGCCGGGAGTTgcagggcggcggtggaaATGAAGGAGGTGTCGCTGGCGGAGGAGCTGGAGAGGGCGCGGGAGCGTCGGGGCCGGATgcgcgcggcgagggaggTGACGGAGAGGGTCCTGggggagcgcgcggcggcgctgcggcgggaggcgagggtgtggcagcggcgggacgacgagcagcggcgcctCGTGGCGGAGCTGATGCGGCTGATCGGCATGCCTGAG GTTTACATCCCGGTGGAATCACTGAGAtcgaaggaggagaggaagagaaaggaGGCGGTCGCTCATTCTGGTTCGCTG GACACTGCATCGAGATTGCTGGATGGCGTTAGGGAAAGTTGTTGTGACCGGGAGTCCGTGGAAACAGCAGCCGAAAGCAGCTCTTAA